A genomic window from Arvicola amphibius chromosome 5, mArvAmp1.2, whole genome shotgun sequence includes:
- the LOC119815340 gene encoding mitochondrial ornithine transporter 2-like, which produces MQTFPNLYKGLTDCFLKTYHQVGFPGLYRGTSPALLAYVAQSSVLFMCYGFCQQFVRKVARVDQNAELNDFQTATAGSLASAFASLALCPTELVKCRLQTMYEMKMSGKIAQSHNTIWSMVRSIFVKEGLFGFYRGLPTTLAQEIPGYFFFFGGYELSRSFFASGRPKDELGPVPLMLSGGFAGICLWLIIFPVDCIKSRIQVLSMSGQPAGLIRTFVSVVRNEGILALYSGMKATMIRAIPSNAALFLAYEYSRKVMMNMVEED; this is translated from the coding sequence ATGCAGACTTTCCCTAACCTGTACAAGGGCCTCACCGACTGCTTCCTGAAGACCTATCACCAAGTAGGCTTCCCGGGCTTATACAGGGGAACCAGTCCTGCACTGCTAGCCTACGTCGCCCAGAGCTCTGTACTATTCATGTGCTATGGCTTCTGCCAACAGTTTGTTAGGAAAGTGGCCAGAGTAGACCAGAACGCAGAGCTGAATGACTTCCAGACTGCCACTGCTGGGTCACTGGCCTCCGCTTTCGCTTCGCTGGCCCTCTGTCCCACTGAGCTCGTGAAGTGCCGGCTGCAGACCATGTATGAAATGAAGATGTCAGGGAAGATAGCGCAAAGTCACAACACAATTTGGTCCATGGTTAGGAGTATCTTCGTGAAGGAAGGTCTCTTTGGCTTCTATCGTGGACTCCCCACCACGCTAGCTCAGGAGATACCTggctatttcttcttctttggggGATATGAACTTAGTCGATCATTTTTTGCGTCGGGGAGACCAAAGGATGAACTAGGCCCCGTCCCTTTGATGTTAAGTGGAGGCTTTGCCGGGATCTGCCTCTGGCTTATTATATTCCCAGTGGACTGTATTAAATCCAGAATCCAggttctttctatgtctgggcAGCCAGCAGGATTAATCCGAACCTTTGTTAGTGTTGTGAGGAATGAAGGAATATTAGCCTTGTATTCTGGAATGAAAGCCACTATGATTCGAGCCATCCCTTCTAATGCTGCTCTGTTTTTGGCCTATGAGTACAGCAGGAAGGTGATGAtgaacatggtggaagaagactGA
- the Taf7 gene encoding transcription initiation factor TFIID subunit 7: MSKSKDDAPHELESQFILRLPPEYASTVRRTVQSGHVNLKDRLTIELHPDGRHGIVRVDRVPLAAKLVDLPCVMESLKTIDKKTFYKTADICQMLVSTVDGDLYPPVEEPVATADPKASKKKDKDKEKKFVWNHGITLPLKNVRKRRFRKTAKKKYIESPDVEKEVKRLLSTDAEAVSTRWEIIAEDETKETENQGLDISSPGMSGHRQGHDSLEHDELREIFNDLSSSSEDEEDVNIIDTEEDLERQLQDKLNESDEQHQENEGTNQLVMGIQKQIDNMKGKLQETQDRAKRQEDLIMKVENLALKNRFQAVLDELKQKEDREKEQLSSLQEELESLLEK, translated from the coding sequence ATGAGTAAGAGCAAAGACGATGCGCCTCATGAACTAGAGAGCCAGTTTATCCTACGATTGCCCCCAGAATATGCCTCAACTGTGAGGAGGACGGTGCAGTCTGGACACGTCAACCTGAAGGACAGACTGACCATTGAGTTACACCCTGACGGGCGTCATGGAATTGTCAGGGTGGATCGAGTGCCTTTGGCCGCAAAATTGGTAGATTTGCCTTGTGTTATGGAAAGCTTGAAAACCATTGACAAAAAAACCTTTTACAAGACAGCAGATATCTGTCAGATGCTGGTATCCACAGTAGATGGTGACCTATACCCTCCTGTGGAGGAGCCAGTTGCCACCGCTGATcccaaagcaagcaagaaaaaagataaggacaaagagaaaaagttTGTTTGGAACCATGGGATCACCCTGCCCCTGAAAAATGTCAGGAAGAGAAGGTTCCGGAAGACAGCAAAGAAGAAGTACATTGAGTCTCCCGATGTGGAAAAAGAAGTGAAGCGGTTGCTGAGTACCGACGCTGAAGCTGTCAGCACTCGTTGGGAGATAATTGCTGAAGATGAGACAAAGGAGACCGAAAATCAAGGCCTCGATATCTCCTCTCCAGGAATGTCTGGCCACAGGCAGGGCCATGACTCACTGGAACACGATGAGCTTCGAGAGATATTCAATGacctcagcagcagcagtgaaGATGAGGAAGATGTCAACATCATTGACACCGAGGAAGATCTGGAGAGGCAGCTGCAAGACAAGCTCAATGAGTCAGATGAACAGCACCAAGAAAATGAAGGAACCAACCAGTTGGTTATGGGAATTCAGAAACAGATTGATAACATGAAAGGCAAGCTCCAGGAGACCCAAGACAGGGCAAAGCGCCAGGAGGATCTCATCATGAAAGTAGAAAACTTGGCTCTCAAGAACAGGTTTCAAGCTGTTCTGGATGAactcaaacaaaaagaagacagggagaaagagcagCTTAGTTCTTTGCAGGAAGAACTAGAATCACTCCTAGAGAAGTGA